In one Niveibacterium umoris genomic region, the following are encoded:
- a CDS encoding diguanylate cyclase domain-containing protein, translating into MGSDVALDRLTLRGLLYGCAAAAFLWAVPALADIAQDVEQLVNRKDVSTRVVLDALAQLRPALAAAPANVRREAQRLDAELQIERGQTRAASETLAQLIASAESVHDDVMLIRALVLKARLAYYKGQPEQQYEAARRAVALAESLRSPVLAAVAQQSLGMAYVRLGRSEDAMRTFLAALELAKNSDDARLRGLILKSLALIQTYVPDLARARDYVEEARRVVGPTGDLWLMSEIDILRSIVSGPVEDNTSDLNMLVHANNQARRLELVFDEEISLHNLSDWYLTKRDWARAIEVSGQAVAVAQRFDEPEHSGLAYMNHGLALIGGGRAGEGIKELETAIGIFRHSGEDTYLANAIYELAKAYESVGRLKDAVSAHRDYRSVRDTNEGRSRARLVAEMQERFDAERRQTEILRLNEDNLRKTAVADTQRQLALFWGIVAAITIIAGAAIAFFARRTQRANARLLDANGRLAYLAERDSLTGLLNRRAMRSWIETQAHSDNLAPLALLLIDIDHFKVINDRLGHSVGDEVIIELGRRVQALLRDGDRLARWGGEEFLVVLRGVAAHQLPALALRVLRSISDNPFVTSIGPVAVTASMGYVPYPLLAESFDEGWEYHLGIADQALYRAKGVGRNAAFGVLAAVAPWNEIRRSLVENLEAVAAAGQIVTEIGRGSAGISDNVIPFGLRILNPN; encoded by the coding sequence GTGGGCTCGGACGTAGCGCTTGATCGGCTGACCTTACGTGGGCTGCTGTACGGGTGTGCAGCGGCTGCCTTCCTGTGGGCGGTTCCTGCCCTTGCCGATATCGCGCAGGACGTCGAGCAACTGGTCAATCGCAAGGATGTCTCGACCCGCGTGGTGCTCGACGCGCTGGCGCAACTGCGCCCGGCACTGGCCGCCGCGCCGGCCAACGTCAGACGCGAGGCCCAGCGACTCGACGCCGAATTGCAGATTGAACGCGGCCAGACGCGTGCCGCCAGTGAGACCCTCGCGCAGTTGATCGCCAGCGCCGAGTCGGTGCACGACGATGTGATGCTGATCCGGGCACTTGTGCTCAAGGCGCGCCTGGCCTACTACAAAGGGCAGCCAGAACAACAGTACGAGGCCGCGCGCCGTGCCGTTGCGCTGGCAGAATCCTTGCGCTCGCCCGTGCTCGCCGCCGTGGCGCAGCAGAGCCTCGGCATGGCCTATGTCCGCCTGGGGCGCAGCGAGGATGCGATGCGCACATTCCTGGCCGCGCTCGAGCTTGCCAAGAACAGCGATGACGCGCGATTGCGGGGGCTGATCCTGAAGTCGCTCGCGCTGATCCAGACCTATGTGCCCGATCTCGCGCGCGCACGGGATTACGTCGAAGAAGCGCGGCGCGTCGTGGGTCCGACCGGTGACCTGTGGCTGATGAGCGAGATCGACATCCTGCGATCCATCGTCTCCGGCCCGGTCGAAGACAACACCTCGGACCTGAACATGCTGGTCCACGCCAACAACCAGGCGAGACGCCTCGAACTGGTGTTCGACGAAGAGATCTCGCTGCACAACCTCTCGGACTGGTACCTCACCAAGCGGGATTGGGCGCGTGCGATTGAAGTCTCTGGCCAGGCGGTCGCCGTCGCGCAGCGCTTCGATGAACCGGAGCACAGCGGCCTTGCGTACATGAACCACGGGCTCGCCCTGATCGGCGGGGGGCGCGCGGGCGAGGGCATCAAGGAACTGGAGACGGCGATTGGCATCTTCCGGCACTCGGGCGAAGATACCTACCTCGCCAACGCCATCTACGAACTCGCCAAAGCGTATGAGAGCGTCGGCCGCTTGAAGGATGCGGTGAGCGCGCATCGAGACTACCGTTCCGTGCGCGACACGAACGAAGGGCGTTCGCGTGCGCGTCTGGTCGCGGAAATGCAGGAGCGCTTCGACGCCGAGCGTCGGCAGACGGAAATCCTGCGTCTGAACGAGGACAACCTGCGCAAGACGGCCGTCGCCGACACACAACGGCAACTCGCGCTCTTCTGGGGCATCGTGGCAGCGATCACGATCATCGCCGGTGCCGCGATTGCCTTCTTCGCGCGCCGCACGCAGCGGGCCAATGCGCGCCTGCTCGATGCCAACGGCCGCCTCGCCTACCTCGCGGAACGCGATTCACTCACCGGCCTGCTCAATCGCCGCGCCATGCGCAGCTGGATCGAGACGCAGGCACATTCCGACAACCTGGCGCCGCTTGCGTTGCTGCTGATCGATATCGACCACTTCAAGGTGATCAACGACCGGCTTGGGCATTCGGTCGGCGACGAGGTGATCATCGAACTCGGGCGTCGCGTGCAAGCGCTGCTGCGCGATGGCGATCGGCTCGCCCGGTGGGGCGGGGAGGAGTTCCTGGTGGTGCTGCGCGGTGTCGCTGCCCACCAACTGCCCGCCCTCGCGCTACGCGTGTTGCGCAGCATCTCGGACAATCCGTTCGTCACCTCCATCGGGCCGGTGGCGGTCACGGCGTCCATGGGATACGTCCCGTATCCGCTGCTTGCCGAGTCCTTCGACGAGGGGTGGGAGTACCACCTCGGCATCGCCGACCAGGCGCTTTACCGCGCCAAAGGTGTCGGGCGCAACGCGGCCTTCGGGGTGCTCGCCGCGGTGGCGCCCTGGAACGAGATCCGGCGCTCGCTGGTCGAGAACCTCGAGGCCGTTGCTGCGGCCGGGCAGATCGTCACCGAGATCGGGCGTGGCAGTGCCGGCATCAGCGATAACGTGATCCCGTTCGGACTGCGCATTCTCAACCCGAACTGA
- a CDS encoding adenine phosphoribosyltransferase has product MLLDPNYLRDRIRTVPDWPQPGVQFRDITPLLQDPKTLRVLVEHFVFRYMDQDIDVIAGIDARGFIIGAILAHELNIGFVPIRKKGKLPFTTISEEYELEYGSATVELHSDACKAGDRVVLVDDLIATGGTMMAGKKLIERLGATVVEGCAIVDLPELGGSQLLRDGGLKLFTLVDFSGH; this is encoded by the coding sequence ATGCTGCTTGACCCCAACTACCTGCGCGATCGCATCCGCACCGTGCCCGACTGGCCGCAACCCGGCGTGCAGTTCCGCGACATCACGCCGCTGCTGCAGGACCCAAAGACCTTGCGGGTGCTGGTCGAGCATTTCGTGTTCCGCTACATGGACCAGGACATCGACGTGATTGCCGGCATCGATGCGCGCGGCTTCATCATCGGCGCGATCCTGGCACACGAGTTGAACATCGGCTTCGTACCGATCCGCAAGAAGGGCAAGCTGCCGTTCACGACCATTTCGGAAGAGTACGAACTCGAATACGGCAGCGCGACCGTCGAACTGCATAGCGATGCCTGCAAGGCCGGTGACCGGGTGGTGCTGGTGGACGATCTGATCGCCACCGGCGGCACGATGATGGCGGGCAAGAAGCTGATCGAACGCCTCGGCGCCACGGTCGTCGAAGGCTGCGCCATCGTCGACCTGCCTGAATTGGGTGGTTCCCAGTTGTTGCGTGACGGCGGCCTCAAGCTGTTCACGCTGGTTGATTTTTCGGGCCACTGA
- a CDS encoding hypoxanthine-guanine phosphoribosyltransferase, with translation MPAVDLKEIERAMAEADCLVPDEGVEAALDRLAQDITARLRHTNPIVFCVMNGGLILAGRLLPRLPFPLEVSYLHASRYGHALQGNLLDWRVRPTQDLRGRTILVLDDILDEGHTLSAILEFLKAEGAGQVFSAVLVHKLHDRKAHPGMRADFTGLDVADRFLFGCGMDYKGYWRNAPGIYALKGH, from the coding sequence ATGCCAGCCGTCGATCTGAAGGAAATTGAACGAGCCATGGCCGAGGCGGACTGCCTTGTGCCGGATGAAGGTGTGGAAGCCGCGCTGGATCGCCTCGCGCAAGACATTACCGCTCGCCTGCGCCACACCAACCCGATCGTGTTCTGCGTGATGAACGGCGGGCTGATCCTTGCCGGCCGCCTGTTGCCGCGCCTTCCGTTCCCGCTCGAAGTGTCTTACCTGCATGCGTCGCGCTACGGCCATGCGCTGCAGGGCAACCTGCTCGACTGGCGGGTGCGGCCGACGCAAGACCTGCGCGGGCGGACGATCCTGGTGCTCGACGATATCCTCGACGAAGGCCACACACTCTCCGCGATCCTCGAATTTCTCAAGGCCGAGGGGGCGGGCCAGGTCTTTTCCGCGGTGCTGGTGCACAAGCTGCACGATCGCAAGGCACATCCCGGCATGCGGGCGGATTTCACCGGGCTCGATGTCGCCGACCGCTTCCTGTTCGGCTGCGGCATGGACTACAAGGGCTACTGGCGCAACGCGCCCGGCATCTACGCGCTGAAGGGCCACTGA